From one Bacteroides fragilis NCTC 9343 genomic stretch:
- the secDF gene encoding protein translocase subunit SecDF, producing MQNKGFVKVFAVLLTLVCVFYLSFSFVTRHYTNKAKEFAKGDVKVEQDYLDSLSNEKVWLGNYTLKQCREMEISLGLDLKGGMNVILEVSVPDVIKALADNKPDEAFNKALAEAAKQATTSQDDVITLFIKEYHKVAPGAKLSELFATQQLKDKVNQKSSDAEVEKVLREEVKAAVTNSYNVLRTRIDRFGVVQPNIQSLEDKMGRIMVELPGIKEPERVRKLLQGSANLEFWETYNAKEVAPYLQAADSKLRAVLAHEATVNDTVAAVDSTALAAAEATPDKAVSAADSLAAALKGGEKKQQASSADLEQLKKEHPLLAILSVNPNGGPVVGYANYKDTATVNSYLAMKEVAAELPKDLRLKWGVSPFEYDPKGQTFELYAIKSTERNGKAPLEGDVVTDAKDDYDQYGKPSVSMSMNSDGARRWALLTKQNINKSIAIVLDNYVYSAPNVSNEITGGNSQITGHFTPEQAKDLANVLKSGKMPAPAHIVQEDIVGPSLGQESINAGIFSFVVALILLMIYMCSMYGFIPGMIANGALVLNFFFTLGILSSFQAALTMSGIAGMVLSLGMAVDANVLIYERTKEELRSGKGVKKALADGYSNAFSAIFDSNLTSIITGIILFYFGTGPIRGFATTLIIGILCSFFTAVFMTRLVYEHFMSKDKLLNLTFTSPISKKMLVNTHFDFMGGNKKWLTITGVILLICIGSLVTRGLSQSIDFTGGRNFKVQFENPIEPEQVRELISNKFGDANVSVISIGTDKKTVRISTNYRIQDEGNNVDSEIESYLYEALKPMLTQNITLATFIDRDNHTGGSIISSQKVGPSIADDIKTSAIWSVVFALVAIGLYILIRFRNIAYSAGSVAALTSDTLMILGAYSLCWGWMPFSLEIDQTFIGAILTAIGYSINDKVVIFDRVREFFGLYPKRNVKQLFDDSLNTTLARTINTSLSTLIVLLCIFILGGDSIRSFAFAMILGVVIGTLSSLFVASPIAYMMLKNKKGSAPATTTEE from the coding sequence ATGCAAAACAAAGGATTTGTAAAGGTTTTTGCGGTATTACTCACGCTGGTATGCGTGTTCTACCTCTCTTTCTCCTTCGTGACTCGCCATTATACCAATAAGGCAAAAGAGTTTGCGAAAGGCGACGTGAAGGTAGAGCAGGATTACCTCGACTCTCTCTCCAACGAGAAAGTATGGTTGGGTAACTATACGCTGAAACAGTGTCGTGAAATGGAAATCAGTTTAGGTCTGGACCTTAAGGGAGGTATGAACGTTATCCTCGAAGTGTCTGTACCCGATGTTATCAAAGCATTGGCTGACAACAAGCCCGACGAAGCTTTCAACAAAGCACTGGCCGAAGCTGCCAAACAGGCAACCACCAGCCAGGACGACGTGATCACACTGTTTATTAAAGAGTATCACAAAGTTGCACCGGGTGCCAAACTCTCTGAACTCTTCGCGACACAACAGCTCAAAGACAAAGTAAACCAGAAATCATCAGACGCCGAAGTTGAAAAGGTGCTGAGAGAAGAAGTAAAAGCTGCCGTAACGAACTCATACAACGTGCTTCGTACACGTATCGACCGCTTTGGTGTGGTTCAGCCCAACATCCAGAGCCTCGAAGACAAAATGGGACGTATCATGGTGGAACTTCCGGGTATCAAAGAACCCGAACGTGTAAGAAAGCTGCTTCAGGGATCGGCTAACCTCGAATTCTGGGAAACATACAACGCCAAGGAAGTAGCTCCTTACTTGCAGGCTGCCGACTCTAAACTCCGCGCAGTCCTGGCACACGAAGCTACCGTCAACGATACAGTTGCCGCAGTAGATTCAACCGCCTTGGCTGCAGCAGAAGCTACTCCCGATAAAGCAGTCAGCGCTGCCGACAGCCTTGCTGCCGCACTGAAAGGCGGAGAAAAGAAACAGCAGGCTTCTTCTGCCGATCTGGAACAACTGAAGAAAGAGCATCCGCTACTGGCTATCCTGAGTGTAAATCCGAACGGAGGCCCTGTGGTAGGTTATGCAAACTATAAAGATACAGCGACTGTCAATTCATACCTCGCTATGAAAGAAGTGGCTGCCGAGTTGCCGAAAGATCTTCGCCTGAAATGGGGTGTTTCTCCGTTCGAATACGATCCGAAAGGACAGACTTTTGAATTGTATGCCATCAAATCAACCGAGCGTAACGGTAAAGCACCGCTCGAAGGTGACGTTGTAACCGATGCTAAAGACGACTATGACCAATACGGCAAACCGTCTGTAAGCATGTCGATGAACTCTGACGGCGCACGTCGCTGGGCATTGCTGACCAAGCAGAACATCAATAAGTCCATCGCCATCGTATTGGATAATTATGTATATTCCGCTCCGAACGTAAGTAACGAGATTACAGGTGGTAACTCACAGATCACCGGCCACTTTACTCCGGAACAGGCAAAGGACTTGGCTAACGTATTGAAGTCCGGTAAGATGCCGGCTCCTGCACACATCGTTCAGGAAGACATCGTCGGTCCGTCACTGGGTCAGGAATCTATCAACGCAGGTATCTTCTCATTCGTTGTCGCTCTGATCCTGTTGATGATCTACATGTGCTCTATGTACGGATTCATCCCGGGTATGATTGCCAACGGTGCTTTGGTACTGAACTTCTTCTTCACACTGGGTATCCTTTCATCTTTCCAGGCTGCGCTGACCATGTCAGGTATTGCCGGTATGGTGTTGTCACTCGGTATGGCGGTGGATGCGAACGTGTTGATCTACGAACGTACCAAAGAAGAGCTTCGTAGCGGCAAAGGCGTGAAGAAAGCATTGGCGGACGGTTACTCAAATGCCTTCTCTGCTATCTTCGACTCCAACTTGACTTCTATCATCACCGGTATCATCCTGTTCTATTTCGGTACAGGTCCGATCCGTGGTTTCGCCACGACTCTGATCATCGGTATCCTCTGTTCATTCTTTACAGCCGTGTTCATGACCCGTCTGGTTTACGAACACTTCATGAGCAAAGACAAACTGCTGAATCTGACATTTACTTCACCTATCTCTAAGAAGATGCTGGTAAATACACACTTCGACTTTATGGGTGGCAACAAGAAATGGCTGACTATCACAGGCGTGATCTTGCTGATCTGTATCGGTTCGCTGGTAACCCGCGGTTTGAGCCAGAGTATCGACTTCACCGGTGGACGTAACTTCAAGGTTCAGTTCGAAAATCCGATCGAACCGGAACAGGTACGTGAGCTGATCTCTAACAAGTTCGGTGATGCCAACGTAAGCGTTATCTCTATCGGTACCGATAAGAAGACTGTACGTATCAGTACCAACTACCGTATTCAGGACGAAGGTAACAATGTAGACTCTGAAATCGAATCTTACCTGTACGAAGCATTGAAACCGATGCTGACTCAGAACATCACACTGGCTACATTCATCGACCGCGATAACCATACGGGCGGCAGTATCATCAGTTCACAGAAAGTAGGTCCGAGTATCGCTGACGATATCAAGACTTCAGCCATCTGGTCGGTTGTATTCGCTCTGGTTGCTATCGGTCTTTATATCCTGATCCGCTTCCGTAACATCGCTTACAGTGCGGGTTCTGTAGCAGCACTGACCAGTGATACACTGATGATCTTAGGTGCTTACTCACTGTGCTGGGGCTGGATGCCGTTCTCTCTGGAGATCGACCAGACTTTCATCGGCGCTATCCTGACTGCTATCGGTTACTCAATCAACGATAAGGTGGTAATCTTCGACCGTGTGCGTGAATTCTTCGGCCTGTATCCGAAACGCAACGTAAAACAGTTGTTTGATGACTCTCTGAACACAACTCTGGCACGTACCATCAACACCTCTTTGAGTACATTGATCGTGTTGCTGTGTATCTTCATCCTGGGTGGTGACTCTATCCGCAGCTTCGCCTTCGCAATGATCCTGGGTGTTGTCATCGGTACACTGTCATCTCTGTTCGTAGCTTCTCCGATTGCATATATGATGCTGAAAAACAAAAAAGGTTCGGCACCTGCAACTACTACAGAAGAATAA
- a CDS encoding HU family DNA-binding protein: protein MKKIDLIRSIAVKSNLKKEQIAIVVEGVMEAIAEALHQGESVTLVGFGTFEVKERKARKGYNLSTGEIMTIPGKKTVRFKPGAKMNLEKKHQDTSR from the coding sequence ATGAAGAAGATTGATTTAATTAGAAGTATTGCTGTTAAAAGCAATTTAAAGAAAGAGCAGATTGCCATTGTGGTGGAAGGTGTGATGGAGGCTATTGCCGAGGCGCTACATCAGGGAGAATCCGTCACATTGGTAGGTTTCGGAACCTTTGAAGTAAAAGAGCGCAAAGCCCGTAAAGGTTATAATCTGTCTACGGGAGAGATAATGACTATTCCGGGGAAAAAGACGGTGAGATTCAAACCGGGTGCAAAGATGAATCTTGAGAAGAAGCATCAGGATACCTCCCGGTGA